The Treponema medium genome has a window encoding:
- the grdC gene encoding glycine/sarcosine/betaine reductase complex component C subunit beta: MKNAVIKGASYTLAYSPDLLKRNGSTQTAAIAKDPADPYIAAIPSHLRTFEQAVQYPPNQVYIGNKKPEDLPGIPEPWFKCTEKADRFGPFGEIATQKELYILMKYADVFELVYLTEEFTAEAATIIQNHPLMKDKAITLGEAHSKADIEKLVQSHTAEGLYDNDILVGCVKQAHDTDPNLSAHTMLENLVTKGSGILTAWHLAELEGINAADIDYIIECSEEAAGDVNQRGGGNIAKSVGEKAGCVHATGCDIRGFCAAPVHALANAAALVRSGIFKNVMVVAGGSVPKLGMNGKDHVKKEMPLLEDMVGGFAVLITEDDGVNPVINTDVIGKHTISSGSSPQAVMTALIYDPLNAAGMKITDVEKFAAELQNHEITAPAGAGNVPEANTKMIAALAVMKGQLERAKIAEFVKQYGVEGFAPTQGHIPSGVPFIGHARRDMLAGSLHRAMIIGKGSLFLGRLTNLFDGLSLLIEANSGKGSSGAAGGAGESEIKKIVADAMRDVAARILAEDGAK; the protein is encoded by the coding sequence ATGAAAAACGCAGTGATTAAAGGGGCGAGCTATACGTTAGCATACAGCCCCGATCTGTTAAAACGGAACGGTTCAACTCAGACCGCAGCGATTGCAAAAGATCCTGCCGATCCCTATATTGCCGCAATTCCGTCTCACTTACGAACCTTTGAGCAAGCTGTTCAATATCCGCCCAATCAGGTGTATATCGGAAACAAAAAACCTGAAGATTTGCCCGGCATCCCCGAGCCGTGGTTTAAATGCACCGAAAAAGCCGACCGCTTTGGGCCGTTCGGCGAAATTGCAACGCAAAAAGAACTTTACATCTTGATGAAGTATGCCGACGTCTTTGAACTGGTATACTTAACCGAAGAATTTACTGCCGAAGCGGCAACGATTATTCAAAATCATCCGTTAATGAAAGATAAGGCGATTACGTTGGGAGAAGCCCATTCCAAGGCCGATATCGAAAAATTGGTGCAATCGCATACAGCGGAAGGTTTATACGACAATGACATTCTGGTCGGCTGTGTCAAGCAAGCGCATGACACCGACCCGAACTTGAGCGCCCATACGATGCTCGAAAACCTTGTTACCAAGGGAAGCGGTATTTTAACCGCGTGGCACCTCGCAGAACTTGAAGGCATCAATGCAGCGGACATCGATTATATTATCGAGTGTTCCGAGGAAGCTGCGGGCGATGTGAACCAGCGCGGAGGCGGAAATATCGCAAAATCCGTCGGTGAAAAAGCGGGATGCGTTCATGCAACCGGCTGCGATATCCGCGGTTTCTGTGCAGCGCCGGTACACGCATTGGCAAATGCCGCCGCCCTTGTGCGGTCGGGTATCTTTAAGAACGTGATGGTTGTCGCCGGCGGTTCCGTGCCTAAGCTCGGTATGAACGGTAAAGATCATGTTAAAAAAGAGATGCCGCTCCTTGAGGATATGGTGGGCGGTTTCGCCGTTTTAATTACGGAAGACGATGGTGTAAATCCCGTTATCAATACCGATGTCATCGGTAAACATACGATTTCTTCCGGTTCTTCTCCGCAGGCGGTTATGACAGCGCTTATCTACGATCCGCTCAACGCCGCAGGGATGAAGATTACCGATGTCGAAAAGTTCGCTGCGGAATTGCAGAACCATGAAATTACCGCTCCTGCGGGCGCTGGAAATGTGCCGGAAGCAAACACAAAGATGATCGCCGCGCTTGCGGTTATGAAAGGACAGCTCGAACGCGCAAAAATCGCGGAATTTGTAAAGCAATACGGCGTGGAAGGTTTTGCGCCTACGCAGGGACATATTCCCTCCGGCGTTCCCTTTATCGGCCATGCACGGCGGGATATGCTCGCAGGCAGTCTGCACCGTGCGATGATTATCGGAAAGGGCAGTTTGTTCCTCGGCCGTTTGACAAACCTCTTTGACGGTTTAAGCCTTTTAATAGAAGCAAACAGCGGCAAGGGAAGTTCCGGTGCTGCGGGCGGCGCCGGTGAATCGGAAATTAAGAAGATTGTAGCCGATGCTATGCGCGATGTTGCTGCCCGTATCTTAGCGGAGGACGGAGCAAAATGA
- the grdD gene encoding glycine/sarcosine/betaine reductase complex component C subunit alpha, with the protein MSSTKQQVADVFSLMAKGLETGAFAEAFPVGLTVPGSEHGEAELIRAAKLAAHANPGLDIVLIGGPKTEGFRWYEAPTLEDAHHKMEELFKTGEIKAAVTMHYTFPLGVTTIGKVVTPGFGKEMFIASTTGASDADRYKAMLLNTFAGIAVAKANGVENPTVGLLNIDGVATIEKALLKLQKAGYPIHFTESHRADGGVRMRGNDLLQGTPDVMVCDTLTGNVLMKLFSSFLTGGSYEASGSGYGPCAGKDMTDVVAIVSRASGAPVIAAALAYAAHSAQANLQALCRAEIQAAEKAGLQAILDSFGAAKEASAETVAVPPKKVVTEEIHGIDVIDIENACKTLWKENIYAEAGMGCTGPVILLAGEDAEQARKILTAANYI; encoded by the coding sequence ATGAGCAGTACAAAACAACAAGTAGCCGATGTCTTCAGCCTGATGGCGAAGGGACTGGAAACCGGCGCCTTTGCGGAAGCTTTTCCGGTCGGCTTAACCGTCCCCGGCAGCGAGCACGGAGAAGCGGAGCTTATCCGCGCGGCAAAGCTGGCAGCCCATGCCAATCCCGGATTGGATATTGTGCTGATCGGCGGCCCGAAAACCGAGGGGTTCCGCTGGTATGAAGCGCCGACGCTGGAGGACGCGCATCATAAAATGGAAGAATTGTTTAAAACGGGCGAAATAAAAGCCGCTGTAACAATGCACTACACTTTCCCGCTCGGCGTTACGACAATCGGAAAAGTAGTAACGCCCGGCTTCGGCAAAGAGATGTTTATTGCGTCCACTACCGGCGCCTCCGATGCCGACCGGTATAAGGCAATGCTGTTAAACACCTTTGCCGGAATTGCCGTTGCAAAAGCAAACGGTGTTGAAAATCCGACGGTCGGGCTTTTAAACATCGACGGCGTTGCAACGATTGAAAAAGCATTGTTAAAGCTGCAAAAAGCGGGCTATCCGATACACTTTACCGAATCGCACCGCGCCGACGGCGGGGTACGTATGCGCGGCAACGATTTGCTGCAGGGCACCCCCGATGTGATGGTCTGCGATACCTTAACCGGCAATGTGCTGATGAAGCTTTTCAGCTCCTTCTTAACAGGCGGTAGTTACGAAGCCTCCGGTTCCGGTTACGGCCCCTGCGCCGGTAAGGATATGACCGATGTCGTCGCGATTGTTTCCCGTGCATCGGGCGCTCCGGTTATCGCCGCAGCCTTGGCGTATGCTGCGCACAGCGCTCAGGCAAACCTACAAGCGCTGTGCCGTGCCGAGATACAAGCCGCCGAAAAAGCAGGGCTGCAAGCCATACTCGACTCGTTCGGCGCCGCAAAAGAAGCAAGCGCCGAGACAGTCGCAGTACCGCCTAAGAAGGTTGTTACGGAAGAAATCCACGGCATCGACGTTATCGACATAGAAAATGCCTGCAAGACGCTCTGGAAAGAGAACATCTATGCAGAAGCGGGCATGGGCTGTACCGGCCCCGTCATCCTGCTTGCCGGTGAAGACGCCGAACAAGCGCGTAAGATTTTAACCGCAGCGAACTATATATAA
- a CDS encoding PilZ domain-containing protein, with protein sequence MGFLTSQQLNRYYDFFQKAEITFTKEVIQAMNLNAQQSSIRCVGSEGGPWPCVINSSSMIGAKVIVPQHCGIYEKICAGSTAISLWFSFLQMNGKSDLSFFVSGKVVSCTPYTVTPDLLLLNIEYTQRAPDDLIEKLGLLVDAKANTTKRGDERIELNAEAMRKLSLAKKETIVYIENIPRRCIVRDISFSGAKFIMAGIAPFLLNKDCVLKFDFDDPTVIVGLRGKIIRAELVEKRKDLIAVAMTYTPSTVPLAYKIRLTQYFNQQRKTYL encoded by the coding sequence ATGGGTTTCCTGACAAGTCAACAGCTTAATAGGTATTACGATTTTTTCCAAAAAGCAGAAATAACTTTTACAAAAGAAGTCATTCAAGCGATGAATCTTAACGCGCAGCAATCGTCAATACGCTGCGTCGGTTCCGAAGGTGGACCCTGGCCATGCGTCATTAACTCTTCTTCGATGATAGGAGCAAAGGTCATCGTACCGCAGCATTGTGGAATATACGAAAAAATATGCGCAGGTTCCACAGCAATTTCACTGTGGTTTTCTTTTTTACAAATGAATGGAAAAAGCGATCTCTCTTTCTTTGTCTCCGGTAAAGTGGTTAGCTGCACACCATATACGGTAACACCCGATTTACTTCTGCTTAATATTGAATACACACAGCGCGCTCCCGACGATTTAATTGAAAAATTGGGGCTTCTTGTCGATGCAAAAGCGAATACCACTAAGCGTGGTGATGAACGTATCGAATTAAACGCAGAAGCAATGCGAAAACTCTCGCTGGCAAAAAAAGAAACAATTGTTTACATCGAAAATATTCCTCGACGCTGTATTGTACGAGATATTTCATTTTCCGGTGCAAAGTTCATTATGGCAGGTATTGCTCCATTTTTGCTCAATAAAGATTGTGTGCTAAAGTTCGACTTTGATGATCCTACCGTCATTGTTGGATTGCGCGGTAAAATTATCAGAGCGGAGTTGGTAGAAAAACGGAAAGACCTGATTGCTGTTGCGATGACGTATACACCCTCAACAGTGCCGCTTGCGTATAAAATACGATTAACTCAATACTTTAACCAGCAACGTAAAACCTACCTCTAG
- a CDS encoding tetratricopeptide repeat protein yields the protein MENSDKQLIYIKVPDEYALAAKIPGFDSSIPLPLLLTDEEKDFTAESISEEMILAGMLDVFAYERDNQHIAYYRDIFKELRPNILEEMTNAAILKIKNADFDLAEQLLFALEGLFPEHIQTKLNIALLMDERSHFYEQAGAEDYAEYYTDKAFQTYKEVLAAEPPLPDAFFNAGFFFIRQKSFPKAKSVFETYLHIETAQDELTAQRKQKASELIEWIETQALDDELFKGAFDFIQMGEEEKALEKIREFLELHPKVWNAWFLLGWALRRQERWKDASEAFLHCLELGKKTPKELAVAYCDICNELAICLMELDQFGESRRWLMSALEQEPENIKIISNLGTISLKEGKTEEAKAFFRTVLDIYPEDALAGEILKKLENT from the coding sequence ATGGAAAACTCCGATAAGCAACTTATTTATATCAAAGTGCCTGATGAATATGCTTTAGCGGCAAAAATTCCCGGATTTGATTCATCGATACCGCTTCCGCTCCTTCTAACAGATGAAGAGAAAGATTTTACAGCGGAGAGTATTTCTGAAGAGATGATTTTAGCCGGTATGCTTGATGTATTTGCATACGAAAGAGATAATCAGCATATTGCGTACTATCGGGATATTTTTAAGGAATTACGTCCAAATATCCTCGAAGAAATGACCAATGCTGCAATTTTAAAGATAAAAAACGCCGATTTTGACTTAGCCGAACAGCTGCTGTTTGCACTTGAAGGGCTATTCCCCGAACATATCCAGACAAAATTGAACATTGCCTTACTGATGGATGAACGTTCTCATTTTTACGAACAAGCGGGAGCAGAGGATTATGCCGAGTACTATACCGACAAAGCTTTTCAAACGTATAAAGAGGTATTAGCAGCAGAACCGCCGTTACCTGATGCCTTTTTTAATGCAGGCTTTTTCTTTATCCGCCAGAAAAGCTTTCCTAAAGCAAAGAGCGTATTTGAAACATATTTACATATTGAAACGGCACAAGATGAATTAACGGCACAGCGTAAGCAAAAGGCTTCCGAACTCATTGAATGGATAGAAACACAGGCGCTTGATGATGAGCTTTTTAAAGGCGCTTTTGATTTTATTCAGATGGGCGAAGAAGAAAAGGCGCTTGAAAAAATACGAGAATTTTTGGAACTTCATCCTAAGGTATGGAATGCGTGGTTTTTACTCGGCTGGGCGCTGCGCCGTCAGGAACGATGGAAGGACGCTTCGGAAGCATTCCTGCATTGTCTGGAACTTGGAAAAAAGACTCCAAAAGAATTAGCTGTTGCCTATTGCGATATTTGCAACGAGCTTGCCATCTGTTTAATGGAGCTTGACCAATTTGGTGAAAGCCGGCGGTGGCTGATGAGCGCACTTGAGCAGGAACCGGAGAATATCAAAATTATTTCAAATTTAGGGACTATATCGTTAAAAGAAGGAAAAACGGAAGAAGCGAAGGCTTTTTTTAGAACAGTTCTTGATATTTATCCCGAAGATGCGCTCGCCGGTGAAATCTTAAAAAAATTGGAAAATACATAA
- a CDS encoding D-alanine--D-alanine ligase family protein codes for MNIAIIYGGRSGEHEVSLVSASFVVRAIGSEHTVHLIGITKNGEWYLQPESLLEHIRKDTSAVLTIERNKTARVAVIPGGGTTSGLSVNGKPIATDVVFPVLHGSFGEDGTIQGLFEMADLPYVGGGVLASSAAMDKEKTKIIWQHEQLPIVPFLCVRKFQWDNPRERESFITQAEKELEYPMFVKPCRVGSSVGAGKAANRTELLQKMQEAFLWDSKVLIEACIAAREIECSVTGNDECVVYTPGEIIPSHEFYDYDAKYTDPDGAQLKIPADIDDEQRREIRSIAGKAYRALDLSGLSRVDFFIDKKTKKIYLNEVNTIPGFTAISMFPKMCEASGMPYRELIMHLFDLAIERFNSTRQIRTDWK; via the coding sequence ATGAATATAGCAATTATCTATGGCGGAAGATCGGGCGAGCATGAGGTATCGCTGGTCTCCGCTTCTTTTGTTGTCCGTGCTATCGGTAGCGAACATACCGTACATTTAATTGGCATTACCAAAAACGGTGAATGGTATTTGCAGCCTGAGTCTCTCTTAGAACACATCCGCAAGGATACATCCGCGGTACTAACAATAGAGCGTAATAAGACAGCACGTGTTGCCGTTATCCCGGGTGGAGGTACTACATCCGGTTTATCAGTAAACGGTAAGCCGATTGCTACGGATGTTGTTTTTCCGGTGCTACACGGCAGTTTTGGAGAGGACGGCACCATCCAAGGTTTATTTGAAATGGCTGATCTCCCGTATGTCGGCGGCGGCGTGCTTGCAAGTAGCGCTGCAATGGACAAAGAAAAGACAAAGATAATCTGGCAGCATGAGCAGTTGCCGATTGTTCCATTCTTATGTGTAAGAAAATTCCAATGGGATAACCCGAGAGAACGCGAAAGTTTTATCACTCAGGCAGAAAAAGAATTGGAATACCCGATGTTTGTCAAACCTTGTAGGGTCGGCAGTTCCGTCGGCGCCGGTAAAGCAGCCAACCGCACCGAGCTGCTGCAAAAGATGCAGGAAGCGTTTCTCTGGGACAGCAAGGTACTGATCGAAGCCTGTATTGCCGCGCGCGAAATCGAATGTTCCGTAACCGGCAATGATGAATGTGTGGTCTATACGCCGGGAGAAATTATCCCCTCGCATGAATTTTACGATTATGATGCAAAATATACTGATCCTGACGGAGCGCAGCTGAAAATCCCTGCCGATATCGACGACGAACAGCGTCGAGAAATCCGCAGTATTGCAGGCAAAGCCTACCGAGCGCTTGATTTAAGCGGCTTATCACGGGTTGACTTCTTTATAGATAAAAAAACAAAGAAAATCTATCTAAACGAAGTAAACACCATTCCGGGCTTTACCGCTATCTCGATGTTTCCAAAGATGTGCGAAGCCTCAGGAATGCCATATCGGGAACTCATCATGCATTTATTCGATCTTGCGATAGAGCGATTTAATTCCACACGGCAAATCAGAACGGATTGGAAGTAA
- a CDS encoding carbon starvation protein A, whose product MVTFLLCVAALIVGYLVYGTFVEKVFAPNEANRTPAMANPDGIDYVPISKPKAFLIQLLNIAGLGPIFGAISGALWGPSVYLWIVGGTLLAGGVHDYLAGMLSVRNDGASITEITGKYLGHTMQNIMRVFGLVLLVMVGVVFMVGPAGLLALLTPEWLNVKVWTIIILVYYFLATLLPVDKVIARFYPIFGIFLILMAVGVSVATMLNNGVRPMMELTLENLYPSAHQRPIWPLMFITVACGAISGFHATQSPIVSRTLKNEKEGRWVFYGAMVAEGIIAMVWASAAIAFFWNKDGSGTGLKALLDIGGGNSKSVYTICTGLLGTVGGAIAMVGVIACPITSGDTAFRSARMIVFDWFKLDEKNLKTRLSVAVPLLLIGYCISLINYNVVWRYFSWSNQTLAMIVLWTGGAYLATNYSNRNRCWIAVIPATFMSAVSVTYLMYAPECFNLVRLGMQGITISYAVGIVVAAVFFIIFMTRIYMRPQQSLESQQKIIIGRAHSK is encoded by the coding sequence ATGGTAACGTTTTTGCTGTGTGTTGCAGCGCTCATTGTCGGTTACTTGGTGTACGGTACGTTTGTAGAAAAAGTTTTTGCTCCGAATGAAGCAAATCGGACGCCTGCTATGGCTAATCCTGACGGAATAGACTATGTTCCGATCTCAAAACCAAAAGCTTTTTTAATCCAGCTTTTGAATATTGCCGGTTTAGGGCCGATCTTTGGCGCAATTTCCGGCGCTTTATGGGGGCCGAGCGTTTACCTTTGGATTGTCGGCGGAACGCTGCTTGCCGGAGGTGTCCACGATTATCTTGCAGGTATGTTATCGGTGCGTAATGATGGCGCCAGTATTACCGAAATTACCGGTAAGTACTTAGGGCATACGATGCAGAATATCATGCGCGTATTCGGCTTGGTACTGCTTGTTATGGTCGGCGTCGTATTTATGGTAGGGCCGGCAGGTCTTCTTGCGCTGTTAACTCCCGAATGGCTCAATGTAAAAGTATGGACAATCATCATTCTTGTATACTATTTCCTTGCGACTCTCCTTCCGGTTGATAAGGTTATTGCACGGTTCTATCCGATTTTCGGTATTTTCCTGATTTTAATGGCTGTTGGCGTTTCGGTTGCGACAATGCTGAACAATGGCGTCCGCCCAATGATGGAATTGACGCTCGAAAACTTGTATCCGAGTGCGCATCAGCGCCCCATTTGGCCGTTGATGTTTATTACGGTAGCGTGCGGCGCTATTTCCGGTTTCCACGCAACCCAGTCCCCGATTGTTTCACGTACATTAAAAAATGAAAAAGAAGGACGTTGGGTTTTCTACGGCGCAATGGTTGCCGAAGGTATTATCGCAATGGTATGGGCATCGGCAGCGATCGCTTTCTTTTGGAATAAAGACGGCTCAGGTACCGGTCTTAAAGCGCTCCTCGATATCGGTGGCGGAAATTCAAAGTCGGTATACACAATCTGTACCGGTCTCCTCGGAACGGTCGGCGGTGCAATCGCCATGGTCGGCGTTATTGCATGTCCCATCACTTCGGGCGATACCGCGTTCCGCAGTGCGCGTATGATTGTCTTTGACTGGTTTAAACTTGATGAAAAGAATCTGAAGACACGGCTTTCAGTTGCCGTACCGCTGCTGCTGATTGGATACTGTATTTCGCTTATCAATTACAATGTTGTATGGCGGTATTTCTCGTGGTCAAATCAAACGCTTGCAATGATTGTGTTATGGACGGGCGGCGCTTACCTTGCGACAAACTATTCTAATCGGAACCGATGCTGGATCGCGGTTATCCCCGCAACCTTTATGTCGGCCGTTTCCGTTACCTATCTTATGTATGCGCCGGAGTGTTTCAATCTGGTTCGGCTCGGTATGCAGGGAATTACGATTTCTTATGCAGTCGGTATTGTTGTTGCAGCGGTGTTCTTTATTATCTTTATGACAAGAATTTATATGCGGCCTCAACAGAGCCTCGAAAGTCAACAGAAGATTATTATCGGACGTGCTCATAGTAAATAG
- the fic gene encoding protein adenylyltransferase Fic produces the protein MPFIQWFTYSEEAIDAKSKTKAYALFESSLLDSIEVGTIQGLQQIHAYLFGGLYDFAGKIRTVNISKGGFQFAAAEFLEQNLAGIEKMPDTTFEQIVEKYVEMNIAHPFREGNGRTTRIWLDLILKRTLKKCIDWSKINKREYLEAMAESVIESSKIKVLLQNALTDKINDREMFMKGIDYSYYYEEAE, from the coding sequence GTGCCGTTTATCCAGTGGTTTACCTATTCTGAAGAAGCAATAGATGCAAAAAGTAAAACAAAGGCATACGCGCTTTTTGAAAGTTCATTGCTGGATAGTATTGAAGTTGGGACGATACAGGGATTACAGCAGATTCATGCCTATCTTTTTGGAGGGCTCTATGATTTTGCCGGTAAAATAAGAACCGTAAATATTTCAAAAGGAGGTTTTCAGTTTGCGGCAGCAGAGTTCCTTGAACAAAATCTTGCCGGAATAGAGAAAATGCCGGATACAACGTTTGAACAGATCGTAGAAAAATATGTCGAGATGAATATCGCCCATCCTTTCCGTGAAGGTAATGGAAGAACAACAAGGATATGGCTGGATTTAATCCTTAAGCGTACATTAAAAAAGTGCATCGATTGGAGCAAAATCAATAAAAGAGAATATCTGGAAGCTATGGCGGAAAGCGTAATCGAGTCAAGCAAAATAAAGGTTTTGCTGCAAAATGCTCTGACGGACAAAATCAATGACCGTGAAATGTTTATGAAAGGGATTGATTATTCCTATTATTACGAAGAAGCGGAGTAA
- a CDS encoding restriction endonuclease subunit S — protein sequence MGKWKKVRIGEFLTERQGRYKPDDNAIATYKRLDKIDFSGTIHISEKPSKTDMIVVQPGDLVISGINVAKGAIAVYQGTEPVTATIHYSSYIFDDSVVDLEYFKYFVKSPAFIETLKKQAKGGIKTEIKSKVFLPLEISLPDLPTQKQIVKRISENLKRVNELAKEIETQKGYAKQLRRNILQDAIEGKLTADWRKEHPVQKGNSDYDAEALFELIQKERKVDKKRKALPPILDAEKPFELPTGWKWVRWGDVISIETHIVNSSDYLDLIQIAPDDIEKGTGELLENLRTVREKGVISVNHLFPKDVLLYSKNRPRLRKIVYVDFEGLCSADMYPLNTKMNKHFIKYLMLSDYFDVEVYKFDNRVKMPKINQSQLSSIKIPIVPLAEQNKIAEKIETVFTKYKQLEHEVSQCKRYINQIMQGVLKNALKEKMSYGKTTAN from the coding sequence ATGGGAAAATGGAAGAAAGTGAGGATTGGGGAGTTCCTGACAGAACGGCAAGGCCGATACAAACCCGATGATAACGCTATCGCAACATATAAACGTCTCGATAAAATAGATTTTTCCGGAACAATTCATATTTCCGAAAAACCTTCTAAAACCGATATGATTGTTGTTCAGCCGGGTGATTTGGTTATTTCCGGAATTAACGTGGCAAAAGGGGCTATTGCAGTATATCAGGGAACAGAACCCGTTACAGCAACAATCCACTATTCTTCATATATATTCGATGATTCAGTTGTTGATTTAGAGTATTTTAAATACTTTGTCAAAAGTCCTGCGTTTATCGAAACACTGAAAAAGCAAGCAAAAGGCGGAATAAAGACTGAAATAAAGTCGAAAGTATTTTTACCGTTAGAAATATCACTTCCGGATTTACCAACACAAAAGCAAATTGTAAAAAGAATTTCTGAAAATCTAAAACGAGTAAATGAACTTGCAAAAGAAATAGAAACTCAAAAAGGATACGCAAAACAGCTTCGCCGGAATATTTTACAGGATGCTATAGAAGGCAAACTTACCGCTGATTGGCGCAAAGAACATCCGGTGCAGAAAGGCAATTCCGACTACGATGCAGAGGCTTTGTTTGAGCTGATACAGAAGGAAAGGAAAGTTGATAAAAAACGGAAAGCGTTACCGCCGATTCTTGATGCGGAAAAACCTTTTGAACTTCCTACCGGGTGGAAGTGGGTGAGATGGGGAGATGTTATTTCGATTGAAACACATATTGTAAATTCTTCTGATTATTTAGATTTAATCCAAATTGCCCCGGATGATATAGAAAAAGGTACTGGTGAATTATTAGAGAATCTACGGACTGTCAGAGAAAAAGGAGTTATCAGTGTAAATCACTTATTTCCCAAAGATGTATTACTATATTCAAAAAATCGTCCTCGATTAAGAAAAATTGTTTATGTAGATTTTGAAGGTCTTTGTTCTGCCGATATGTATCCACTTAATACAAAAATGAACAAGCATTTTATAAAATATCTTATGCTTTCTGATTATTTTGATGTTGAAGTTTATAAATTTGATAATAGGGTAAAAATGCCCAAAATTAATCAATCTCAATTGTCTTCTATCAAAATTCCAATTGTACCATTAGCAGAACAAAATAAAATAGCTGAGAAAATCGAAACAGTGTTTACGAAGTACAAACAACTAGAACACGAAGTCTCACAATGCAAAAGATATATAAATCAAATCATGCAAGGCGTTTTAAAAAATGCTTTGAAGGAGAAGATGTCTTATGGAAAAACAACTGCAAATTAA
- a CDS encoding Piwi domain-containing protein, whose translation MKSKICFIYKNNEKNFSYKLYNALEGKTYSTFLGMEKMFQFPLNKNTVLGRGVDEYTEDAINIIISELKMNFPDSFIVPILIVPWNKENATSEQQKLYYKLKYLFLVNKMPSQFISAAKVMNDNILKWSVSSLAIQIFSKLGGSPWIVIPKTNNCLIIGIGQTYKRNENSKINRFFSYSILTDTTGLFKGIRILANTNNPDDYAYNLSKSIKEIVEEYNNDYSSFVIHTSFRMKNKDIKIIKKTLDNIKITNNSTLAILRFDDHHDYICFDQDYNSLIPLESTKICLSFYRFLIWFEGQQYGQFAVHHRIGAPIKIDIDYPDDLDSEKINDYLQDSINLSGANWRGFNAKSIPISLLYAELISKFVSAFDEYNLEPINIENFTPWFL comes from the coding sequence TTGAAATCAAAAATTTGTTTCATCTATAAAAATAATGAAAAAAATTTTTCATATAAATTATATAATGCTCTTGAAGGGAAAACATATTCAACATTTCTTGGGATGGAGAAAATGTTTCAATTTCCTTTAAATAAAAATACTGTTTTAGGGAGAGGTGTTGATGAATATACAGAAGATGCAATTAATATAATTATTTCTGAATTAAAAATGAATTTTCCAGATAGCTTTATCGTTCCTATCCTAATCGTTCCTTGGAATAAGGAAAATGCAACTTCCGAACAACAAAAGTTATATTACAAATTAAAATATTTATTTCTAGTTAATAAAATGCCAAGTCAATTTATCAGTGCTGCAAAAGTCATGAATGATAATATCTTAAAATGGAGTGTTTCAAGCCTTGCAATTCAAATCTTTTCAAAACTTGGTGGTAGTCCTTGGATTGTAATTCCAAAAACTAATAACTGTTTAATAATTGGTATTGGGCAAACATATAAACGGAATGAAAATTCAAAAATAAATAGATTTTTTTCTTATTCCATACTGACCGATACAACAGGATTGTTTAAAGGAATTAGAATATTAGCTAATACTAATAATCCAGATGACTATGCATATAATTTATCAAAGTCTATAAAAGAGATAGTTGAAGAATATAATAATGATTATTCCTCTTTTGTGATACATACATCTTTTAGAATGAAAAATAAGGATATAAAAATAATAAAAAAAACTCTTGATAATATTAAAATAACTAATAATTCAACATTAGCGATATTAAGATTTGATGATCATCATGATTATATATGCTTCGATCAAGATTATAATAGTTTGATTCCTCTCGAAAGTACAAAAATTTGTTTATCTTTTTATAGATTTCTTATATGGTTTGAAGGACAGCAATATGGTCAATTTGCAGTACATCATAGAATTGGTGCACCTATAAAAATAGATATAGATTATCCTGATGATCTTGATTCAGAAAAAATAAATGATTATTTACAAGATTCAATAAATCTGTCAGGAGCAAATTGGAGAGGTTTTAATGCAAAATCAATTCCAATTTCTTTATTATATGCTGAGCTAATTAGTAAATTTGTTTCTGCGTTCGATGAGTATAATCTTGAGCCTATTAATATTGAAAATTTTACACCATGGTTCTTATAA